A stretch of DNA from Thalassococcus arenae:
CTATGACCGCCGCAGCCTGCGCCGGGTGGCGGTGGTGCGGGTGGCGCAGACGCTGGGCATTCCGCTGGCCGAGGTGAAGGCGGTGCTGGACCGCGTGCCGCAGGGTGCGGCGGTGGGCAAGGCCGATTGGCAGGCCGCGTCCGAGGTCTGGCGCGCCGAGATCGACCGCCGCATGGCGTTGCTGGAGCGGCTGCGCGGGCAGCTGGATCACTGCATGGGCTGCGGATGCCTGTCGCTGGAGAATTGCCCGCTTTACAATCCCGGCGACGCGCTGGGCGCCGAGGGGCCGGGGCCGCGGCGCTGGACCGAGGCGGTCGAGGATGCGGCCGGGTCTTGAAGCGGCGGCGCGGCGCGATTAGAACCGGCAGCGGCGGGTGATTAGCTCAGTTGGTAGAGCGCTTCGTTTACACCGAAGATGTCGGGAGTTCGAGTCTCTCATCACCCACCAGCCCTGTCTTGCACCATCACCTTGTGCGGCGGGCCGTCAGCGCCCTGCGGTGAACAGCGTTTCGGGCAGGCCATATGTTTCGGTCCAGCTGAGCCAGTGCACATCGGTCGGGCCGATGACCCAGTCCACGGCCTGCCACGTGCCGCCTGTTCTGGCGATCAGCACCATCACGACGTCCGACGCCACGCCCCGGGCCCGCTCGGCGGCCAGCGGGGTGCGGGCCCAGTCGAGCGGCGTGCCATCGGGATTGACGGGAACGGCCTGCAGATAGGCCCAGCGGCCATCGGTGCGCAGCACGTCCACGATGAAGATCACCGGAAGGCCCAGGGCGGCTTCCACCGGGATGCGCGCGGCATCCATCAAGGCCGAGCGGTCGGCGGTGCCGCGTTGCGGGGTCCAGAGCCGGTCGAGGCGGGGATCGGGCAGCGCGGTTTCGGCGGGCTGCGGTGCGGCGCTGTCGGCGGGGCCGAAGCTGTCTGCCATATAGGTCACAAGCGCGTCGAATTCCGATTTGCGGGCAAGGGGATAGGTGATCTCGAACACGCGGATCAGCCCGTCGGCGGTTTCGGTCACGCGGCGGTAGTAGATGGCGTCGCCGGTCACGCCGGACAGCACGAACCAGCCCGGCCCGGCGCGTTCGTAGCGCACCGGGCCGCGCCCGTCCGCCTTGGTCTGCGCGATCTGTTCGGCCTGGCTCTGGTTCAGCGCGTTGTATTGCGCGAAGACGAAGAACCGCGCGGCGCCGTCGACCGAGACGAAACGGCGGCCATCGCCGTTTCCGGGCGGCGGGTCGGCGCGGAAATAGTCGTGCGGGTAGGAAATGACCGTGCCGTAGCGGTCGTTGACATAGCGCGAATAGCCGTTGCCCAGGTCTTCGAAGCGGTCGCGATCCTCGATCCCGGCGGCCGGGGGCGGCGGGACGGGCAGGGGCGGCACCGGCACGACGGCGGCCCGGGATGCGCTGTCGCGGCCCACCAGCACAAGTTCGGCCAGACCGGCCTGGGCGTCGCCTTCGAGGAATTCGGCGCGCAGTTCCAGCCGGGTGACGTTCGCCAGCACATCGGCCAGGCTGGTGGCGCCCCCGCCCAGCCGCCAGCGGGTATCGTCGGTCAGGGACAGCTCGTGCGTGGCCCAGTGCGGGCCCACCGGGCGCGGATAGACCGCCGAGGCCGTCATCGCGCCGTTGGACAGACGCACGTCGCCGACGCCGCGGTATTCGTAGGGGTCCACAGATGTGCCTTCGCCGGTAACGAGCGTGGTGCGCAGCGCGCCGTAGCCGCGCCAGTCGCCCAGCAGGTCCGGCGGCGCGACGAGGTATCCGGTGATGCCGTCGCCCGGGGTGAAGGCGGACAGGTAGCCGCGCCCGTCCGGCCCGCCGGTGCCGGGATTGGACAGGGTGGCGTAGTCGCCGGTCCAGCCGCCGGTTCCGCCATCGGCGAAGGTGATGCGCAGATCGCCCGCCGGCTGCGGCAGCGCCGGCGCGGCGTTCCCGGCCCTGGCCGGGTCGAAGCTGTCGCCAAAGCGCAGACCGGCGGCCAGCCGGGCCTGAAGCCCGGCCAGATCGGCAAGCGGCACATCGCCTTCGAGCGTGAAGACGAACCGCTTGCCATCGGCGCGGGCACGTTCGGTCACGGTCTGGATCGCCGCGCGGCTGCCGAAATCGGAGGTGATCACCGTCACCGGTTCGTGGTCGACGATCGCGTGGTCGACACGGGCGACATCGTCATAGGCGGTCAGCGGTTCGTCCGGGAACCACCAGAACGCCAACAGCTGGAACCGCCCGTCGGGGCTGGCGAATCCCTTGTCGTCGGGGGTGTCCCATTGCGCGACCCAGCCGTCGGGCAAATGGAACCCGACCGCGCCCACGGTGACCGGCGTGCCGGTCGGGGATGCGTCGGTTCCGGCCGGCGGCGATGGCGCTGCCGTGGATGCGCCGGATGGCCCGGCCGGAGACGTCGCCAGCGCTTTGCCGTCGCGCGCCATGCCCAGTTGCTGTTCGGCGGTCAGCGGCGGTGCGGCACCGTCCGCACCGGACGGGCAGGGGCCAGCCGCCCCGGGCATGTCCAGAGCCGCGCTGTCGAGAAATGCCGCCAGGTCGGGGCCGTCATGGAACGCGGGCAGGCCCGCGACCAGAATTGCGACCGGTTCGCCGCCGTCCAGGCAAGCGTCGAGCAGGAACAGCCGGTAGCG
This window harbors:
- the soxR gene encoding redox-sensitive transcriptional activator SoxR, whose product is MSRKNPPRRVTPNDLSVGELADRAGVAVSTLHYYESLGLIESWRTPANHRRYDRRSLRRVAVVRVAQTLGIPLAEVKAVLDRVPQGAAVGKADWQAASEVWRAEIDRRMALLERLRGQLDHCMGCGCLSLENCPLYNPGDALGAEGPGPRRWTEAVEDAAGS